A DNA window from Gillisia sp. Hel1_33_143 contains the following coding sequences:
- a CDS encoding LysE family translocator, protein MLLQIIPFLTASILLTLSPGPDIIYVLVQSMTNGKKAGIMTALGLVSGILIHTSLVAFGVSAIIKESETLFWIIKIFGAGYLFYLAYKVYGSDGGIKIESSKKLPTRKIALLKQGFIMNVLNPKVTIFFLAFFPGFLWDTEGNTVLQFYILGFLFMLQAMIIFGLIALISGKISKYLLQHPRSGVILKWIQVVVFIAIGVLILI, encoded by the coding sequence TTGCTTTTACAGATCATACCTTTTTTAACTGCATCTATCTTGCTCACTCTTTCTCCGGGACCAGATATAATTTATGTATTGGTACAGAGCATGACTAATGGTAAAAAAGCGGGTATTATGACAGCTTTAGGTTTAGTATCTGGTATTTTGATACATACCAGCTTAGTTGCTTTTGGAGTTTCTGCGATTATAAAAGAATCTGAAACTCTTTTTTGGATCATCAAAATATTTGGAGCCGGTTATTTATTCTATCTAGCCTATAAAGTTTACGGCAGTGACGGAGGTATTAAAATAGAGTCTTCAAAAAAGTTACCAACTAGGAAAATTGCTTTGCTAAAACAAGGTTTTATAATGAATGTTTTAAATCCGAAAGTAACTATTTTCTTTCTTGCATTCTTTCCGGGGTTTCTGTGGGATACGGAGGGAAATACTGTTCTTCAATTCTATATTCTAGGCTTTTTATTTATGCTTCAAGCAATGATCATCTTTGGGTTAATAGCATTGATATCGGGGAAGATCTCAAAATATCTTTTACAGCATCCTAGATCTGGAGTAATTTTAAAATGGATACAAGTTGTTGTTTTTATAGCAATTGGTGTCTTAATTTTAATATAA
- a CDS encoding quinone-dependent dihydroorotate dehydrogenase produces MYKSVIRPLLFQFDPEKVHYFTFDTLRILAKIPGISSFLKNKFQREDKRLEREVFGIKFKNPVGLAAGFDKDAKLYKELDSLGFGFIEIGTVTPKAQSGNEKTRLFRLKEDNAIINRMGFNNEGVKAAVSRLRKNKNVLIGGNIGKNKITPNEDAVNDYVICFDALFDHVDYFVVNVSSPNTPNLRALQDKEPLKKLLNTLQIKNKSRENSKPILLKIAPDLTEEQLLDIIEIVNETGIAGVIATNTTISREGLTSKNKKEMGGMSGKPLKNRSTEVIRFLSQNSNQSFPIIGVGGIHSAKDAVEKIEAGASLVQLYTGFIYEGPALIKSINEAILAKGL; encoded by the coding sequence ATGTATAAGTCGGTTATAAGACCTTTGCTTTTTCAATTTGATCCTGAAAAGGTTCACTATTTTACTTTTGATACACTAAGAATTCTAGCCAAGATTCCGGGAATATCTTCTTTCCTGAAAAATAAATTTCAGCGAGAGGATAAAAGATTAGAGCGAGAAGTCTTCGGTATAAAATTTAAAAATCCGGTTGGACTCGCTGCAGGTTTTGATAAAGATGCCAAATTATATAAAGAATTGGATTCTCTAGGATTTGGATTTATTGAAATAGGAACTGTTACTCCAAAAGCTCAATCTGGAAATGAGAAAACAAGATTGTTTAGATTGAAGGAAGACAATGCCATTATAAATAGGATGGGTTTTAATAATGAAGGTGTAAAAGCTGCAGTTTCCAGATTAAGAAAGAATAAAAATGTACTTATTGGTGGAAATATAGGCAAGAATAAAATTACTCCAAATGAAGATGCTGTAAATGATTATGTGATATGTTTTGATGCGTTATTTGATCATGTAGATTATTTTGTTGTAAATGTAAGTTCCCCAAATACTCCAAATTTACGAGCGCTTCAGGATAAAGAGCCATTAAAAAAGCTATTGAATACACTTCAGATAAAGAATAAGAGTCGGGAAAATTCTAAACCTATACTTTTAAAGATAGCTCCAGATCTTACAGAAGAGCAGCTTTTAGATATCATTGAAATTGTAAACGAAACAGGGATTGCTGGAGTAATAGCTACTAATACTACCATATCTCGAGAAGGTCTTACTTCTAAAAATAAGAAAGAGATGGGTGGAATGAGTGGGAAACCTTTAAAAAATAGGTCTACCGAAGTGATTAGATTTTTGTCTCAAAATAGCAATCAATCCTTTCCGATAATTGGGGTGGGAGGAATACATTCTGCTAAAGATGCTGTAGAAAAAATAGAAGCAGGTGCTTCTTTAGTACAGCTTTATACAGGATTTATTTACGAAGGCCCGGCGCTTATAAAAAGTATTAACGAGGCTATTTTAGCTAAAGGTCTATAA
- the pepT gene encoding peptidase T produces the protein MISKNKIIDRFVSYVTVDTQSDHESDSTPSTKKQWDLANKLVEELKLIGLQDVEIDEHAYIMATLPSNVNFEVPVIGFISHFDTSPDFTGTNVKPQIIEDYDGKDIVLNKELDIILSPDYFEDLLQYKGQTIITTDGTTLLGADDKAGITEIVSAMEYLVNNPQIPHGKIRIGFTPDEEIGRGAHKFNVEKFGAEWTYTMDGSQIGELEYENFNAAGAVVTIKGKIVHPGYAKDKMINSMYIAQDFINSLPRLETPEHTEDRQGFFHLTDIKGDVEETKLKYIIRDHDKAHFEARKEMIQDLVEEINIQHEDEIIKVEIKDQYFNMSEKIQPVMHIVDIAEEAMKALDIAPLIKPIRGGTDGSQLSFMGLPCPNIFAGGHNFHGRFEYVPVESMQKAMAVIVKIAEMTSEKYQK, from the coding sequence ATGATTTCTAAAAATAAAATAATAGACAGATTTGTTAGCTACGTTACTGTAGATACTCAAAGTGATCACGAAAGTGATAGTACTCCAAGCACAAAAAAACAATGGGACCTTGCAAATAAGCTAGTAGAAGAATTAAAGCTAATAGGTTTACAGGATGTGGAAATAGATGAACATGCATATATCATGGCAACCTTACCTTCTAATGTAAATTTTGAAGTTCCGGTTATTGGTTTTATTTCACATTTTGATACGTCACCAGATTTTACCGGTACCAATGTAAAACCTCAGATCATAGAAGATTATGACGGGAAAGACATTGTTTTAAATAAGGAGCTAGACATCATACTTTCTCCAGATTATTTTGAAGATCTTTTACAATATAAAGGGCAGACGATAATCACCACAGATGGTACAACATTGTTAGGAGCCGATGATAAAGCTGGAATAACCGAGATAGTTTCAGCAATGGAATATTTGGTAAACAATCCTCAGATCCCACATGGAAAAATACGAATTGGTTTTACTCCAGATGAGGAAATAGGTCGTGGTGCTCATAAATTTAATGTTGAAAAATTTGGAGCAGAATGGACATATACCATGGATGGCAGTCAGATTGGCGAATTAGAATATGAGAATTTTAATGCTGCCGGAGCGGTAGTTACTATAAAAGGTAAAATAGTTCATCCTGGTTATGCAAAAGATAAGATGATCAATAGCATGTATATAGCTCAAGATTTTATCAACTCTTTACCAAGACTAGAAACACCTGAGCATACTGAGGATAGACAAGGATTTTTTCACCTTACTGATATTAAAGGAGATGTGGAAGAAACCAAATTAAAATATATCATTAGAGATCATGACAAAGCCCACTTCGAGGCTAGAAAAGAAATGATACAGGATCTTGTAGAAGAGATCAATATTCAACATGAAGATGAGATCATTAAAGTTGAAATTAAGGATCAATATTTCAACATGAGTGAGAAAATTCAACCTGTAATGCATATAGTAGATATTGCAGAAGAAGCAATGAAAGCTTTAGACATAGCACCGCTTATTAAACCTATACGAGGTGGAACAGATGGTTCTCAATTAAGTTTTATGGGTTTACCTTGTCCAAATATTTTTGCTGGTGGACATAATTTTCATGGTAGATTTGAATATGTTCCTGTAGAAAGCATGCAAAAGGCAATGGCGGTTATTGTAAAAATAGCCGAGATGACTTCAGAAAAATATCAAAAATAG
- a CDS encoding outer membrane beta-barrel protein, whose protein sequence is MNKKILSLFIGLMALTVSTSQAQEFKLGLKGGINRSFGGEIDANDSNNPGRYTDETFTPDGKIGFHVGGWAQVNFGKFFVRPELVYSEVKSEYVFPGSTSLYEVTEFSVPLLVGYNVWGPLDIYAGPAYKNIIDATMEKLEPVNDPPQVIVQNTPFSAQIGAKVEFGSFGLDVRYDKSLSSAETQSVDFLNDGVIGGINRADITDGRYDQLIVSLTFKLFDTANKNKRRRRGGSCYF, encoded by the coding sequence ATGAATAAAAAAATACTTAGCCTATTTATAGGTTTAATGGCCCTAACCGTTTCAACCTCACAAGCTCAAGAGTTTAAGTTAGGATTAAAAGGAGGAATAAATAGATCCTTTGGTGGTGAAATTGATGCAAATGATTCTAATAATCCGGGCAGATATACAGATGAAACGTTTACCCCAGATGGCAAGATCGGGTTTCATGTGGGAGGATGGGCGCAAGTTAATTTCGGGAAATTTTTTGTAAGACCAGAATTGGTTTATTCTGAAGTGAAATCTGAATATGTATTTCCCGGAAGCACTTCTCTTTATGAAGTTACAGAATTTAGTGTTCCTTTACTAGTTGGTTATAATGTTTGGGGGCCTTTAGATATTTATGCGGGCCCTGCATATAAGAATATTATAGATGCTACGATGGAAAAGTTAGAACCTGTTAATGATCCACCTCAAGTTATAGTACAAAATACTCCTTTTTCGGCACAGATTGGAGCTAAAGTAGAATTTGGAAGTTTTGGTTTAGATGTTCGATATGATAAATCACTATCTAGTGCAGAAACGCAAAGCGTAGATTTTTTGAATGATGGAGTTATTGGAGGTATAAATAGAGCAGATATTACAGATGGAAGGTATGATCAATTAATTGTGAGTTTGACCTTTAAGTTATTTGATACAGCCAATAAAAATAAGCGAAGAAGAAGAGGTGGAAGTTGTTACTTCTAG
- a CDS encoding rhodanese-like domain-containing protein has protein sequence MKNLTQDQWKEALDSDQNAQILDVRTEEEFIEGYIPNAKNIDIYKGQEFLDDINKLDKSKNYYVYCRSGARSAQACALMNENGIENAYNLMGGITDWEGDIKK, from the coding sequence ATGAAGAATTTAACTCAAGATCAATGGAAAGAGGCATTGGATAGTGATCAAAATGCTCAAATATTAGATGTTAGAACAGAGGAAGAATTTATTGAAGGTTACATTCCTAATGCGAAGAATATTGATATTTATAAGGGTCAGGAATTTTTAGATGATATTAATAAATTAGATAAGTCTAAGAACTATTATGTGTATTGCAGATCTGGAGCGAGAAGTGCCCAGGCATGTGCTCTTATGAATGAGAATGGAATAGAAAATGCGTACAATCTGATGGGTGGAATTACCGATTGGGAAGGCGATATTAAGAAATAA
- a CDS encoding MarR family winged helix-turn-helix transcriptional regulator, with translation MNTPEQINTLKNAPANRRVILSLLMCANQLNDEVAEVLKPFGLSIPQLNVLRILRGQKGKPANLSTIQDRMVSKMSNTTRLVDKLITKGLADRITCEKNRRKVEITITEKGLELLSTLDPVIIESEKETTSNLSSDEIETLTTLLEKLRK, from the coding sequence ATGAATACTCCAGAACAAATTAATACCCTGAAAAATGCTCCTGCCAATCGCAGAGTAATTCTTAGTTTATTGATGTGTGCAAATCAGCTTAATGATGAAGTTGCGGAAGTTTTAAAACCTTTCGGCCTTAGTATTCCTCAATTAAATGTGCTAAGAATTTTACGTGGTCAAAAAGGGAAACCTGCAAATTTGAGTACCATTCAAGATAGAATGGTGAGCAAAATGAGTAATACCACTCGCTTAGTAGATAAATTGATCACAAAAGGTTTAGCTGATAGGATTACTTGTGAAAAGAATAGACGTAAAGTAGAAATAACGATTACTGAAAAAGGTTTAGAGTTATTATCCACGTTAGATCCTGTAATTATCGAATCGGAAAAAGAAACTACGAGCAATCTAAGTTCTGATGAAATTGAAACTCTTACAACATTGCTTGAAAAATTAAGAAAATAA